AACGAAGTACGGGATATTATTTCTCATCGCTACTCGAGCTGCTATATCAGCTAACTTCGATGGGGATCTAACAATAATTAAGTCAAACCCTAATAATTCCTGATTAAAATCAACATCTAATAAACCAAATATTATTTGATTTCGACTACCTACAATTTTTACATTTACTGATGAATCTATTATTGAAGTGGATCGAGGAGCAATCCCTTTATCCTTACCGTCCATTCCAAACAAGGTAATTTCTCCAAAATATTTTTGATATCTCTCGAGAACAAAATTTATACCATTATCAATTTTATAATCTTTTCCATCATAAAAAATTCTAGCGGATGTTACAATTGCCGTTTTCATATTTACTAATTCCTATTATTGGTTATTACTTGCAATGTGCTTCTCATTAAGTTCTTTCTTTATTTGACTAGTACTGATTTCTGGTGTTCGGGACAAATAGACAACTTCAACACCTTTCTGTGTTAAATAGTCGAATTTTCCCTTCCAGTCATCACCAATCACAAAGGTATCAATATGAAAATCATTAACATCGGTCATTTTTTGTTCCCAGCTTAATTCAGGTATAACTAAATCAACATATCTAATCGATTCTACTAACAATTTCCTTTTTTCATATGAAAAATAACATTTCTTATTTTTTTCTTCAAAATTAAATTCATCTGTGGAAATAGCAACAATTAAGTAATCTCCTAATTCTTTTGCTCTTCGAAGTAAATTGATGTGCCCGTAATGTAATAAATCAAATGTTCCGTATGTAATAACACGTTTCATAAATTGAATCCCTCGCTTATTCTAATAATTTTTCATATAAATAATCAATTGTTTTTTCTGTAGCATTTCCAAAAAAATTAACATAGTTTTTTCGAAAAGCTACAGTACGTAATTTTTCAGCATCGTAATCCATTTTTTTTATTATTTCAATTAATTCATCCTCATTAGATGAACCATTTATAAATTTTCTAATATCAAAATACAGACCCCTTTCACTACTGTATTTTTCAAAGTCATAAGTATAATGGAACATCGGCTTTCCAGTTATTGAAAAATCAAAAAAAACACTTGAATAATCTGATACCAGGCAATCAGCAATGGAGAATAAATCATTCAAAACTGGATAGTTTGTAACATCTATGATTTGAGTCGAGCCACTAAAATCTAACACTCGTGATACCTCATAATGAGCTCTGATTAGTATTACATACTCCTCCAATTCGCGTATCCATTTACTACTATTAAAAGGTGGGGCCATCAAGATTCCTGTGGTAATATTTCTTTCATACTCACGAAACGTTGGACAGTATAAGATTATCTTTTTGTTACTTTTTATACCTAATTCTCTTTTGATGGCATTAATTTTATCCTTATTAATATTTTGTAACATATCATTTCTTGGCAAACCCACTTCAAGAAATACTTTATGAGGTAGATTAAACGAGCGAGAAAAAATTTCAGTCTCATAGTAACTTTGAGATAACATAATATCAGTATTATTTTTCCCAATAATAGCAAAAGATTTATTATCAGAGGGTAAGTCACTTCCCATAAACTTAATCGGTGTACCATGCCAAGTATTTAAATAGATAGTATTATTTTTCTTGAAATTTAGACCTCTCTCCATTGAGGAGTTTGTTATCCAAACTTTAGCAGACCCAGCGACAATAAAATACTTTAGTGAATCTGTTTTTACTTTCTTTACATTAATATTATTAAAATCTTCTGGTTTATGAAATGCCCAAACTAACTCATAATTTTTAAAACGATTATCAAGTTTTATTTTTTCGTATAGTACCCTAGGACTATCATCAAAATTTCTACCCGCAAAAGAATTAAATAATATTAAATTATTATTTCTAGGAATAAAAAATAGAAAACTTTTAATTAAAAAACTCATTAGATAATAGTAGAAATAATAAATAACTTTATTATACTTTAATAAATATATGATTTTCTTTTTCATTAATCTCAATCCGTATCTTTCTTCAAATAAGTATGATACTTATTAAAAAAACAATATTATTGAAAACTATTTCATTATTAATAATATTTTTTTCAATATCATTCGAAAATGTACAGCCATTATCCAATAATTATGGAATTATCAGTACAAAGTATTTATATTAGAGGAAAACTGATAACCTGCACACTTACTTAGAAAAGCTTAGAAGTATTTTTTTTAACATAGAACTTTAGTAATTCTTTACAAATATTATCTTTAGAATATTTATTACTGAGAACACGAGACTGTTTAGAAAATTTGATATATTCTTCTCTATTATTCATTAAATAATTGATTTTGTTTACAAATGTGTCCAAATTCATTGAGAGAATTCTATACCCATTAACACCATCAGTAACTAAGTCACGATTCCCTCTGCAATCTGTTACTATTATAGGTAAACCAGTCGCCATTGATTCAATAATATTGACTGGTAGTCCTTCTCTCTTTGAACTAGATAATGCTATATCAGAAGCTTTTAGTAAGTCAGGGATATCTTTTCGGTATCCAAAGAATAAAATATTTTTTCCAAGTTTTTTTTCCTTAACAAGCTGTTTTAATTTAGATTCAAAAGGACCACTACCAACAATTAATAGGATAGCATCGTTTCGTTGTCTGCAAAGTGATTCCATCATATTAACTAATATTTGTTGATTTTTATTCGCATTTAATTCTCCAATACAAATTAAATACCTCTTGTCTTGTTCCAACCCCAACTTTTGTCTTACAATTTTTTTTTCTTCGGCAGATGCTGGATAAAATTTCTCCAAATCAATACCAACACCAGGAAGTAATTGTAGATGTTTCATCCTAAACTTATTTTGTGCAATAGTATAGTCTTCAATGTTGATTGTTATCAATGTATCTGTATAACGTGAAAGTATTTTTTCGATTGGATAATATAATAGCCAATTTAACAGGGGACCGCCCTTAAGAAAATGAAATCCGTGGGCGGTATAGAATACTTTCGTATTTTCTAAGCCTCTACATGCCAAACGCACAACAGCAGATGCTATTGGTGTGTGTGTGTGAACAATATCGTACTCTTCCTGCCTAACCAATTGTCTTACCTGCTGAATTAAGGCAACGAAATCATTCTTAATTAGACTTCTATTAAATTGTAATTCAAAAAATTCTCTTGTGTTATTTATCAATTCCTGACTTAATGGTTGTTCGAGTTTACATGCAATATCAACCGTATGACCAGCTTTTTTTAATTCGTCTATATGAGGAACTAAAAAAGAATTTAATGTATTTGAAATTGTTGTAACGTAAAGTATTTTCATCAATTAACCTTCCTACAAGGATTCCCAACATAGGTTCCCGAACGATCAATGGAGTAAATGACAACTCCACCTGCTCCTACGATTACTTCTTTACAAATCGAAATAGATTGAATAATAGTGCTTCCAATTCCTAGCCACGAACCGTGACCAATTGAGACATTTCCCGCAATATGACAACCCGGTGAGAGATGTACAAAATCTCCAAGTTTACAATCATGATCAACTGAAGATGCAGTGTTTATTATACAACCTCTCCCAATTGTTACATCTGAATTTATTACTGCACCAGCCATAATAACTGTACCAGCATGAACATCAACTCGTCTTGAAATTACAGCTGAGGGATGAATCAAAGTCGCAATTCTATCTTGAGGCAACATACATTGTTTACTAGCTCTAATTTTGTTATCACCAATTGCTACAATGAATTCAAAGTCAGATAATTCTTCAATGATTTGTGACGTACCTACAATTGGATAACCTGCGCATTCACCAGTAGAATAATCATCTAAAAATACAATTTCATTGTAGCCATTTTTTTCAGCAATATCAGCAACTACTTTTCCATGACCACTAGCTCCAATAATCGCAAGTTTTTTCATTTGTTTCCTTTAAATTCTTCCATTGTTACCGACTCAGTTGAGGAAATTCCATTTCTTTGTAATACAGCTCGGATCGTTTGAAGAATAATTCTAACATCACCAAAAAAGGTAACATTTTTTACATATTCAACATCCTTCACAAATTTTTCTTCCCAACTTAAAGAATTTCGACCATTAGCTTGAGCATAGCCTGTCAATCCAGGCCTAACCTCATGTCTTCTTGCTTGCTCTTCGGAGTATAATGGTAAGTATTTGGCCAGTAAAGGTCTTGGACCTACTATACTCATATCCCCCTTCAATATATTAAAGAGTTCAGGCAGTTCATCTAAACTAGTAGATCTAAGCCACTTCCCAAATGAAGTTAGTCGGACTTTATCTGGCAATAGTTGACCACGCTCATCTTTTTCATCAGTCATCGTCCGAAACTTATACATTTTGAAAATCTTTTCATCTTTGCCCGGTCTTTCTTGCTTAAACAAGACTGGTGAACCTAATTTAAAATATACTAGAATACAAACCAGAAAAATGATCGGAGATAACAAAACAAGCGCTATTAAAGACAGGGTAAAATCTATCAAACGTTTAAAATATTTTTCGTATAATCCTTTATTCATTTTTCCTAATTTCTATTCAAAGCAAGCTTTTATGGTTTCAATAATGATATCCTGTTCCTCTACAGTCATTTTATTATCACTAGGAAGGCATAAACCTCGTTCAAAAAGGTCTGTTCCTACATCTGAATAGTCCCCTTGAATGTAGGCATTTGTTTGAGCTCTGCCATTTCCATTCTTTGTAACAAATGGATTCATTCTAAAAATCGGTTGAGTATGCATCGGTTTCCAGATTGGGCGACCTTCCGCATTGATTGTATTTAATGCATCTAGTATTTCTGACGGAGTTGTTTTCCCTTTCTCAGATGTGTAGAGGACATCATTGTCCGAACGCACCTGTTTTGCCATGGATTCTGGATTAATAGTCAAACAAGATAACCAATAATTCGGTACTGAATTACATGAATCAAATGGATTCAGTTTGATTGGTAATCCCTTCAATCCTTCTTGGTAACGTTCGTAAATGGCTTTTTTCTGTGCAATATGGTCATCTAAATAGGGCATCTGTCCACGAACAACACCAGCTATAACATTACTCATTCGATAATTGTAGCCAATTTCTTCGTGTTGGTACCAAGCAGCCTGTTCACGAGCTTGCGTTGACCATTTTCTAACTTTATTAGCTGCATTCAAATCATTTGTCAATAAGGCTCCACCACTAGATCCCGTAATAATTTTATTTCCATTAAAAGAAATAATAGAATGGCGTCCAAAGGTTCCTGTTTGTTTCCCCTTATAAGTTGCACCCAGAGATTCCGCCGCATCTTCGACTAAAATTGCTCCGTGTTTATCACAAATGGATTTAATTTCATCAATCTTTGCTGGCACTCCATACAAGTGGACCAATACTACAACTTTGACATTCGGATAGAGTTCAAATGCTTTCTCCAATGCATCCGGATCCATATTCCAAGTATCATACTCAGAATCAATAAAAACCGGTATCCCACCCTCGTATGTGATAGGATTCACAGTGGCTGAAAACGTAACATCCGAACAAAAAACATAGTCGCCACTCTTTATTCCAGCCAATTTCATAGCTAAATGTAAAGCAGATGTTCCAGATGAAAGTGCAACTACTTGTTCACTGTTTGTATATTCCTTTACCATTTCTTCTAGAGCATAGATATTTGAGCCAGCCGTTGTCATCCAATTGGTGTCAAAGGCTTCCTTCATGTACTCTAATTCATCACCATGCATGGTTGGCGAAGCAAGCCAAACCTTATTCTTAAAGGGTTCTACTTCTCTTGAAAAATCAAATGCCATTTTATCTTATCTCCCTTGATAACGTGTATTTACTTAATCCTAAAATACTCCAAATACTGCTTGTATCGATCCTGTGCAGCTTAGCCACGAAAAGAACATACTTTATCTCATCTCCAATGATAAAAGGAACATACCCATGCTTGAGACCTTCCTTAACCAGAATCAGTCGGCCCACTCGACCATTACCATCTTGAAGAGGGTGGATAGGTTCAAAACGAACATGAAAGTGAAGACTATCCTCAATTGGTCTCATAAACATACCGTGTCTGGTCATACGTCAGTTTTCTACCTTCTAACTGGTTTGAGTTGAAAGCCAGCTCTTTCTGAACCTTATGGTAAAGACTATCTTGACACTGTTTTCTTTTCTCTCAATAACGTATGACCCACCTCATGAACGTATTTCAACCTTCCTAGAATCTAAATATTATGTAAACTCTAGGAAAGTAAAAATAACTTTTACTTTCTTAATCTTGTCGTGCAAAGTCAATTAGGGTTTTCTTCAATTCGGTCTTATCCAGGGACAGTAGGCGACTGATGAAGTCTTGGACTTTTTCCTTATCTTGATTGGTCACCCGACCAACGAAGATCTTTTCGTAAACTTGTTCACTGATCCGCTCTTCTGTTGACAAGAGCTCCTCGTAGAGCTTTTCACCAGGACGAATCCCAGTCTCTACAATTTGAATCTCTTCTTCCGTGTGTCCACTGAGTTTGATGACTTTACGGGCCAAGTCCAATATGTGTACAGGCTCACCCATGTCCAGGACAAAGACCTCGCCACCATTGGCCATGTAGCCAGCCTGGATGACCAATCGACTGGCCTCCGGAATGGTCATAAAGTAGCGGGTCATGCGGAAGTCCGTGACCGTCACTGGCCCACCTTTCTTGATCTGTTCCTTGAAGAGCGGAACCACACTACCCCGACTACCTAATACATTCCCAAATCGGACAGCTACAAACTGGGTCTTACCGTCTCCATTCAAGCCGGTTACAATCATTTCAGCCACACGTTTGGTCGCTCCCATAACATTGGGTGGATTGACCGCCTTATCCGTTGATACCATGACAAATTTGTTAACACCTGCTTCTTTTGCAGCCTCTGCCACATTCTTGGTCCCAAAGATATTGTTTTTAACCGCTTCATGTGGATTGAACTCCATCAGAGGAACATGCTTATGTGCCGCTGCATGATAGACAACGTGGGGCTGGAATTCCTTCATGACCGAGAACATCAAGTCTCTGTCTTGGATATCGGCTATTACAGGAATGAGTTCTACTTCTGCACCATAGAGACTCACCATCTCCTGATGAATCAGATAGATCGAATTTTCCCCGTGACCCACCAAAATCAGACGATCCGGCTTGAACCGTGCCACCTGTCTACACAGCTCCGAACCGATAGAACCTCCGGCTCCAGTAACCAAGACCGTCTTATCCTTGAAATAACTGCGTAATTTTTCCTGATCCAAGACCACTTCAGGGCGGCCCAACAGATCTGCAATATCAATCTCCTTGAGGGAGCTAACTGAGATATTGCCCGCAACGATGTCCTCTATACTAGGCATGGAATTGACCTTAACGTTCACTGAATTACAGATCTCGACTAAGGATTCTCGCTCTTTACCGGGTAATGATGGAATAGCGATGGTGACTTGTTCAATCTCCAAATCCTTGACCAAGGCTGGTATGTCGTTGCGATTTCCGATTACCTTAACGTTGCGAATATAGCTATTGAGCTTACTTGGATCCGCATCCACAATACCTACCAATTCAAAATCCAATTTTCGTTCGATAACTGTATTGATGAAAAGCTGTCCTCCGTCACCGGCACCAACAACCAGAGTACGAACTGGCCGTCGTGTATTTGACTTGGACTTAGACTTTCTATCATGGATGGCACGCCAAGTTAGACGGGGTACCACCATCAAGACAAAGGTCAAAATACTTGAAGTGAGAATAAAGCGATAGGAAAACGTTTGCCATAGGTAGAAGGATGAGAGCAAGAGAAAGCCATAAGCCATCGCTACGCTCAATCCAATCTTAAAGAGCGACTCATAGTCAGTGTAGCGTGTAATGAGTGAAAAGACTTTCAGGTAAATAGATAGGGCTAGGTAGACAATGGTCACTAGAACAAATCCAACTTTCAGCTGTTCATTCGGCATGTCTATAATAACCCCTAAAAAGAGCTTACTCAATACAAAGGATAGGGCAATCGACACGAGATCGAATCCCAATAAAATAATTCGTTTTATTGATCGTGACATATCTCTCAATTACCGATTGATTCGGGCTATTTCTTTCCGTAGTTTCCATAATTGCCATAGGCACCATAAGCACCGTATGAACCGTATTTTTCCAACTTGGTGTCAAATTTATTTAAGATAACACCAAGGAATGGAGTCCCTGTTTGCTCGAGTTGTTCTTTGACTTTTTGTAGAGCTTTCCGTTTGATTCTTCCAGCTTCTGCCACTGTCAGTACGGCATCACACTTTTGAGCAATGATGGCTGCATCAATGACCATACCAAGTGGCGGACAGTCGACGATGACATAGTCAAAATAGCGACGAAGGGTCGCAAGGAGGTTTTCGAAATTCTTGCTTTGCAAAAGAGCTGTCGGGTTAGGCGATACCTTCCCTGCCTCGATGACGGTCAAATTTGGAATGTCTGTATCACAGAGTCCTTGGGAAAGGTCCGTCGTTCCTGCCAAATAGTCCGTCAAGCCCGTAATCTTGGTTTTTGGCTTAAAGAAGCCAGACATGACGGAATTTCGAATATCGGCATCCACCAATACAGTCTTATAGCCCGCACGCGCATAGGCCACTGCTAAACTGACTGAAGTGGTTGACTTACCTTCATTGGATTGAGCAGACGTAATGGCCACTACCTTGATATTCTCCCCACTCAACTGGATGTTGGTTCGGATTGCATTGAAATACTCTTCCGTCTTCTTTAAGAATACTTTTTTATTTCCTGATGTTTCTAATACTGCCATGGTTCTCTCCTATTTCAATTTGGCTACATCTGGTACTACACCAAGCAATGGTAAGCCCATTTTTTCTTCAATGTCCTCTGGGCGTTTGATGCGATCATCCAAGACTTCTTTCACCAAAACCAAGGCTACTGCAAGAAAAGCACCAACCAGGAAGCCAAAGACAATATTGCGTTTTGTATTTGGAGTCGACGCTGTTTTTGCTGGTCGAGCCTCTTCGAGTGTTGTTACATCACTAACCTTGGTAACGTCGATGATTTTCTGGGCAGCTACTGTACGAAGGCCGTTGGCTATGCGCGCCGCTTCATTGGCATCCGCATCACGGACTGTGATCGACACGATACGTGTATCAACTGGAATGCTGACAGATACCTTGCTGGCCAAATTTGATGTGAGTTTTAGTTCTTCTGTTACCGTAGAGAGAACATCCTGGGATAGGATAATTTCCTTATAGTCTTTTACCAGATAGGTACCCGCTTGGAGTTCTTGTGCCGTCAAGTTTTGACCACCATCAGCCACCTTATTGACCACGTAGATTCGAGTGGTGCTATTATACTGTGGTGTCACTACGAAAACGGAGTAGGCAAATGCCACGGATACACCCAACAGGGCACTCAGAAGGATTAAAAACTTATTCCGCCATAGATTTTTCAATAGATATAGAACGTCAATTTCCATAACATTCGATTCTTGGTTGTTCATACTGTCTCCTAAAGTTTAAAGTTTATTTTGCATAAGGGCAATTGGGTTTTCTATAAGCAAGACCTTGGCACGGTCTCGCCCGTACTCCTTCTCAATGAGTTGGAAGGCCTGGTCCATATAGGGTGGCCGACTGCTTATATTGTGCATGTCACTTGCCACAAAGTGCACCAGGTCGTTGTCTAAGAAGTATTGGGCCCGTTGTTTATAAGCTTTGTGCCGATCTCCAAATAGTTTGGGTTTCAAGACACTAGTACTATTGATCTGCATATAGGCACCCATGGCGATGAGATCTGCAACTTTTCCACCTTCACCTGCCAAAGCATCGTATCGTTCGATATGGGCGAGAATGGGAGTCAAGCCCAACCGCAAGATGTCACCCACAGCTTCCTGAATTTTTTTGTAGCTAGTTGACCCGCTAAATTCAATCAAGACGCTGCTAGAATTTCCATAGGTCGGTAGTTCTTTTCGTTCCAACTTTTCAATTACACCATCCGTGAAATAAATTTCCGCCCCATAAAAGAGAAACAAATCGTCCGAGATGGTTTTTGCCAGTGCTTGAACTTCTTTAAAGTGCTTAAAGATTGTCTCTTCTGGCGTTTCAAACATGCCTTTTCGGCGATGAGAGGTGGCTACGATACCACGCACCCCTTGTTGATAGCTGAGCTTTAAGAGCTCCAAACTTTCTTCTGCAGTTTTTGGACCATCGTCCACACCAAATATGATATGTGAATGAATATCTAACATCCTATTCTCCTGACATGACTGCCTGCATAGCCGCTTTCATTTGGTTGAGGCTATCTGGATTAACCTCCATCATATACAATTGATAACCTGGCATTGCATAAGAAGGCAAGAGACCTGTACTTCCAGTACCCTGCAAGGCTTGGGATTGAACTGTGTAACTGCCACTGCTTTCCATCTGGGTATTGACCAATTTCATCATGGTTTCCAAACTCATATTGGTCTGGATCGAATCTTGTAGGTTGTTGATGATGGATTGGTAATTGGTTAAATTTTCAGGTCTGCTTAATTTTTGAATGAGAGCCGCAATGACTTTCTCCTGGTTTTTTCCACGGTCATTGTCGCCGCCCTGTAGCGAATAGCGTTCGCGTACAAACATTAAAGCTTTTTCAGAATCCAAATGGATGGTTCCGACAGGGAAATCATGACTCCCTCTGGTAAAGGCCTGGTCGTTGACAATATCTACCCCTCCTACGAGGTCAATTAATTTTAGGAAGGAGGTAAAGTTCACACGCGCATAGTAATGAATATCAATGTCATAAAGATTTTCCAAGGTATGCATGGAAGCTTCTACCCCGTAAACCCCTGCGTGGGTCAATTTGTCTTTTTGATTTTGCCCACCATCTGCAATCGCAACATAGCTATCACGAGGGGTGGTGGTTAAGAGTACCTGTTTGGTCGCCTGATTGATGGTCATGATGATATTGACATCCGAACGGGAAACGGTCGAGATTGGCCCATAGGTGTCAATGCCGCTGATATAGATGTTCAAGACATCACCAGTCGGTTGGTTGACTGCTGTTTCAACCTTTTTTGTCAAGGTGAAACTGTAGATCTTTTTGACCTTGGTGTCAAAGTCTGGATCTTCCGCAGAGAGAATATCTGCAAAGACTCCGTTCAAGACCATGGCCTGACTCTCACCAGCAAGCATCTTCTGATAAGCATCCAGATAGGAATCCGTTTTGGTTGGTGTCAGAGATAGGTTTTTTGTCTGAGACAGGTTGTCCAACAAGGCTTGGATATTGTCACCGTCATTTCCGGTAGGTGCCAACAATTCGGTCACTTGACTGACATCCGAGACCTGGCTATCTGCAGGAACCAGAACACTCATCTCATATTCAGAATAGGTGGCGTTTGAATTCAACTTGTTCGAAAGGTTGACGATACTCTGGACTCCATAGAGACCGACAGAACTAACGACAAGGCCTAGAATAAGCAGGAATGCGGTCACTACTTTAGCTCTTTTTCCTAAAATAAGGAACAAACAAACAAGTCCCAAGAAAATGGCTAACCCAGCCAGGACCAGGTTGAGATTGCGAAAGGCAAGAATGTCATACCGAAACACTTGATACAGTAAGATACCAACTGCACCTGTGTAGAGGATGAGCAAGGCTAAGTTTGCCCAATGCAGCTGGTTTCTTCGGGATGATTTTTTTGTTCGACTCATGGTATTTTAACCCTTTCATTCAAAACTGTAACATTACTATTATATCACAAGTTCTGTACCTCTTCTAACAAATTACTGCCCTAAGATTATAATTTTGTTACAAAACGCACATAAAACGGTTTTCAATTGACCTTTCTGACAAAAACTAGATTCAATTGATCGGAAAGTTCTGCCTGATAAGAAAATCCATCAACGGTAACCTGTTGAAGAGCTACCAATTCAGTAATCCCTTGCTTGGCCATCACAGAAACAAGGCGTCCTCTGCCCTTTTTTGAAATGGTTGAGTGTATCCTTCGTTTGCCATCCTTTTCCTCCATAAAGGTCACCCGGACTAGTTTTTTCTGAATCTGGGGAGAAAATACCTGTTCAAATTCAGAAGAAGCGAGGGATAGGATCCAGTCTTCTTCTTCAACGACTTTGTCAAAGGCCGGTCGCCAGTATTGCTTGAGGGATTTCCCTTCCACTTTGATCCCTGCTTGAAAATCAAGCCGATGGGGAGAAATAAGGTGGTCCGGGCTGATGAGCCCATACAAGGCTGTAGCTAGGAGGACATGTTTTTTTAGATAGACCTCCTCATCTATTGTCAGGTCTCTTCGGTCCATATACCGGTACATCAATCCGTCGTACAACAACCAGGCTGGATAGGTTTTAGCTTGCTTGGCTTCAATCCGCTTCCAGCGATCCAACTCCAATCCAGCACGGTCATGAGAGATTTTATAAAAGGAAGCTAATTCTTCCTGCTGGAATTGGCTACAGGTTTGAGCGACCGCTAAACTGGTTGGGTCCAAGGGCTGAAAGGAATGGTTTTCAATAGTGGTATTGAGTTCTTTTGCATTTGGAAGTATGATTTTCATATTTCTAGTATACCACGAATGCTAGGGGCTGACACTTGAAAACACGCGCCACTTGTTCACAGAACAGTTTTATACTATACTAGGACCATAGATCTGTAGGGGGACAGTTGATGAGTAAATACAGGGACATCGTTGAAGACATCCTAGACGGAATCGAACGACAAGACTATAAGCGGGGAGAAAAACTACCTTCCATTCGCCAATTAAGTCTGCAGTACGAGTGCAGCAAGGATACTGTTCAAAAGGCTATGCAGGAACTCAAGTATCAAAACAAGATTTATGCGGTCGAAAAAAGTGGCTACTATGTTTTGGATGACCACGACATTTTAGAAGAGCCCATTGATCTGGATCTGACTGATTTTGAAGAACTGCCTTATGAGGACTTCCGTATTTGTTTACACCAAAGTTTGATTGGCCGTGAAAATTACCTCTTCAATTATTACCATCAGCAAGCCGGTTTGACAGAATTAATCACATCTGTTCAACAGCTCCTAATGGACTACCATGTCTATAGCCGAAAAGACCAATTGGTTATCACTGCTGGAAGTCAACAAGCCCTCTATATCCTGAGCCAATTGGATTTCGGTCCCGATCGAACCCATATCCTCATTGAGTCTCCTACTTATACTCGTATGGAGGAATTGATTCGCCAACAAGGCCTACCTTACCTGACCATCCAACGTAGTATGGAAGGGATTGACTTGGACCGACTGGAAGGTCTTTTTCAGACTGGAACGATAAAATTTTTCTATACCATTCCACGTTTGCATAACCCACTGGGGACAAGCTACGATAGAAAAACCATGGAGAGGATCGTTCAACTTGCCAAGCGCTATCAGGTCTATCTCATCGAAGATGACTACTTGGCTGATTTTGATGGAAACCGTCAACTACCCTTACATTACCTTGACAAGAACGACTTTGTCGTCTATATCAAGTCTTTCTCACCAACCTTATTTCCAGCTCTACGGATAGGTGCCGTTAGCCTGCCTCCCCTTCTCCTCAATGCTTTTTTAACTTATAAAGGATTGATTGACTACGATACCAACCTGATCATGCAAAAAGCACTTTCTTTGTATATCGATAATGGGATGTTCGCTCGTAACACGCAGCTGCTGCGGGAGCAATCCTTAAATGAAGAAGTTCAAATACAAAATTTGATCAAAAAATATCCTCTTGCTTATCCCTATCAGGTAGTGCGTGACCAGTTAATCATTCAATTTCCAGATAATCCGAGAACTGCAAGACTTGAAGGACGATACCAGCTTATCCGTAACGGTACCTTTGCCTATCTTCTCCTCCGTCTCCA
The sequence above is a segment of the Streptococcus suis genome. Coding sequences within it:
- a CDS encoding glycosyltransferase family 4 protein, whose product is MKILYVTTISNTLNSFLVPHIDELKKAGHTVDIACKLEQPLSQELINNTREFFELQFNRSLIKNDFVALIQQVRQLVRQEEYDIVHTHTPIASAVVRLACRGLENTKVFYTAHGFHFLKGGPLLNWLLYYPIEKILSRYTDTLITINIEDYTIAQNKFRMKHLQLLPGVGIDLEKFYPASAEEKKIVRQKLGLEQDKRYLICIGELNANKNQQILVNMMESLCRQRNDAILLIVGSGPFESKLKQLVKEKKLGKNILFFGYRKDIPDLLKASDIALSSSKREGLPVNIIESMATGLPIIVTDCRGNRDLVTDGVNGYRILSMNLDTFVNKINYLMNNREEYIKFSKQSRVLSNKYSKDNICKELLKFYVKKNTSKLF
- a CDS encoding CDP-glycerol glycerophosphotransferase family protein; protein product: MSFLIKSFLFFIPRNNNLILFNSFAGRNFDDSPRVLYEKIKLDNRFKNYELVWAFHKPEDFNNINVKKVKTDSLKYFIVAGSAKVWITNSSMERGLNFKKNNTIYLNTWHGTPIKFMGSDLPSDNKSFAIIGKNNTDIMLSQSYYETEIFSRSFNLPHKVFLEVGLPRNDMLQNINKDKINAIKRELGIKSNKKIILYCPTFREYERNITTGILMAPPFNSSKWIRELEEYVILIRAHYEVSRVLDFSGSTQIIDVTNYPVLNDLFSIADCLVSDYSSVFFDFSITGKPMFHYTYDFEKYSSERGLYFDIRKFINGSSNEDELIEIIKKMDYDAEKLRTVAFRKNYVNFFGNATEKTIDYLYEKLLE
- a CDS encoding aminotransferase class I/II-fold pyridoxal phosphate-dependent enzyme, yielding MAFDFSREVEPFKNKVWLASPTMHGDELEYMKEAFDTNWMTTAGSNIYALEEMVKEYTNSEQVVALSSGTSALHLAMKLAGIKSGDYVFCSDVTFSATVNPITYEGGIPVFIDSEYDTWNMDPDALEKAFELYPNVKVVVLVHLYGVPAKIDEIKSICDKHGAILVEDAAESLGATYKGKQTGTFGRHSIISFNGNKIITGSSGGALLTNDLNAANKVRKWSTQAREQAAWYQHEEIGYNYRMSNVIAGVVRGQMPYLDDHIAQKKAIYERYQEGLKGLPIKLNPFDSCNSVPNYWLSCLTINPESMAKQVRSDNDVLYTSEKGKTTPSEILDALNTINAEGRPIWKPMHTQPIFRMNPFVTKNGNGRAQTNAYIQGDYSDVGTDLFERGLCLPSDNKMTVEEQDIIIETIKACFE
- the tagD gene encoding glycerol-3-phosphate cytidylyltransferase; its protein translation is MKRVITYGTFDLLHYGHINLLRRAKELGDYLIVAISTDEFNFEEKNKKCYFSYEKRKLLVESIRYVDLVIPELSWEQKMTDVNDFHIDTFVIGDDWKGKFDYLTQKGVEVVYLSRTPEISTSQIKKELNEKHIASNNQ
- a CDS encoding sugar transferase, yielding MNKGLYEKYFKRLIDFTLSLIALVLLSPIIFLVCILVYFKLGSPVLFKQERPGKDEKIFKMYKFRTMTDEKDERGQLLPDKVRLTSFGKWLRSTSLDELPELFNILKGDMSIVGPRPLLAKYLPLYSEEQARRHEVRPGLTGYAQANGRNSLSWEEKFVKDVEYVKNVTFFGDVRIILQTIRAVLQRNGISSTESVTMEEFKGNK
- a CDS encoding acetyltransferase, with the protein product MKKLAIIGASGHGKVVADIAEKNGYNEIVFLDDYSTGECAGYPIVGTSQIIEELSDFEFIVAIGDNKIRASKQCMLPQDRIATLIHPSAVISRRVDVHAGTVIMAGAVINSDVTIGRGCIINTASSVDHDCKLGDFVHLSPGCHIAGNVSIGHGSWLGIGSTIIQSISICKEVIVGAGGVVIYSIDRSGTYVGNPCRKVN